A region of Bradyrhizobium sp. SZCCHNS1050 DNA encodes the following proteins:
- a CDS encoding DUF3108 domain-containing protein — translation MPAQNAQAQARLDAQYEASLAGIPVGKGTWAVEIGDDQYGAAAQGGTAGLLKSFSQGSGTGSVQGRVVNGALVGQSYQASTTTGKKSEQIRINLQNGTVKDFAIEPAPPVDPDRIPVTDAHKRGVLDPMTASLVRVPGNGELLSPDSCRGAAPVFDGRMRYELKLDYKRMENVKADKGYRGPALVCAIYFTPVAGYIPDRPVIKYLAQARNMEIFFVPIAGTRVLVPFKMVIPTPLGTAMLEATSFITQAAPHVAKTQ, via the coding sequence TTGCCGGCGCAAAACGCCCAGGCGCAGGCTCGGTTGGACGCTCAATACGAGGCTTCCCTGGCTGGCATCCCCGTCGGCAAGGGCACCTGGGCGGTCGAGATCGGGGATGATCAGTATGGTGCCGCGGCTCAGGGCGGCACCGCCGGCCTGCTCAAGAGCTTCTCGCAAGGATCAGGCACCGGCTCGGTGCAGGGGCGCGTCGTCAACGGCGCCCTGGTCGGCCAGAGCTACCAGGCCTCGACCACGACGGGAAAGAAATCCGAGCAGATCCGCATCAATCTGCAGAACGGTACTGTGAAGGACTTCGCCATCGAGCCGGCGCCTCCGGTCGATCCCGACCGCATTCCGGTGACGGATGCCCACAAGCGTGGCGTGCTCGATCCGATGACGGCCTCTCTGGTGCGCGTGCCGGGCAACGGCGAGCTGCTGTCGCCGGACTCGTGCCGCGGCGCTGCGCCCGTGTTCGACGGCCGCATGCGCTACGAGCTCAAGCTCGACTACAAGCGCATGGAGAACGTCAAGGCAGACAAGGGTTATCGTGGCCCGGCCCTGGTCTGCGCGATCTACTTCACGCCAGTCGCGGGCTACATCCCGGACCGGCCGGTCATCAAATATCTGGCTCAGGCCCGCAACATGGAGATCTTCTTCGTGCCGATCGCCGGCACCCGTGTGCTGGTGCCGTTCAAGATGGTGATCCCGACCCCGCTGGGGACCGCGATGCTGGAAGCGACGTCGTTCATCACCCAGGCGGCGCCGCACGTCGCCAAGACCCAGTAG
- a CDS encoding helicase-related protein, with protein MAFSSSSAASPFERTSDRAPGSGVTAVLGPTNTGKTHLAIERMLAHSSGIIGLPLRLLAREVYNKIADRVGSEAVALITGEEKIKPKNPRYWVSTVEAMPRDLDVSFLAVDEIQIASDLERGHVFTDRILNRRGRDETLLLGAATMRPIIERLLPGASMVTRPRLSQLEFAGDRKITRQPRRTAIVAFSADEVYAIAELIRRQHGGAAVVLGSLSPRTRNAQVAMFQNGDVDYLVATDAVGMGLNLDVDHVAFASDRKYDGYQFRRLTPSEFAQIAGRAGRATRNGTFGTTGRCAPFEPELVNALQNHAFDTVKVLQWRNSRLDFASLSALQVSLAVAPAHEALTRAPIAEDLRVLDHAARDAEVRDMAHGAAAVERLWETCQIPDYRRLAPAAHAELVTTVFGFLMQKGRIPDAWYAAQVDQADRVDGDIDTLSGRIAQIRTWTFVANRPDWLRDPDYWQGITRELENKLSDALHERLTERFVDRRTSVLMRRLRENSVLNTEIGKTGEVIVEGHAIGRLDGFTFAPDAAEAGSEAKALQAAAQKALAGEIEARAEKLSSAPDEHIVLTADGTVRWTGDAVAKLVAADDALHPRLRIIADERLTGAARDKVQARLDLWLKTHIEKLLGPLFELSKAEDITGIGRGIAFQLVEALGVIERAKIAAEMKDLDQPSRATLRKYGVRFGAYHIYVPALLKPAARALAALLWAEKQGNVDMSALTGAQHLASSGRTSFPVDKALPRDAYRVLGYKQAGERAVRVDILERLADLIRPALAWRDNAPGEKPAGAFDGRGFVVTQAMTSLTGSAGEDFASILRALGYRMEKRPPLPPKPIEKPVEAAAAAGAAAEAAPAEPADAQAMPGEDLAVVAGEPADEQVPTVAEAAVAPVTEQAVAVPAVVGEEQAETASVSALASLPTVDFVTPDVADEASVAETAAESVVAEAETAVAADAPRPEAAEAVANEATSIGDASAEAAAAETAAGSTATEASPAEAAPAAEPVLVEVWRPGGRSEERRPRHDHHHRGRPNRPQHERGQAAGGGQAPAGTAPAEGGEARERHHRGHGRRDRMKEFGKDFRKGPPEAGAAPPAEGASTPAREDRGPRRDHDAKGRDQNRDRNKGGKFGGDREGRGGRDFGKGGRDKRDSGPALRPYASSSGGGRDRDRPVDPNSPFAKLAALKEQLAGNNRKD; from the coding sequence ATGGCTTTTTCGTCCTCTTCGGCTGCCTCGCCTTTCGAGCGCACGTCCGACCGCGCTCCCGGAAGCGGCGTCACCGCCGTGCTCGGCCCCACCAACACCGGCAAGACGCATCTGGCGATCGAGCGCATGCTCGCGCATTCCTCCGGCATCATCGGACTGCCGCTGCGGCTGCTCGCGCGTGAGGTCTACAACAAGATCGCCGATCGCGTCGGCAGCGAGGCCGTCGCGCTGATCACCGGCGAGGAGAAGATCAAGCCGAAAAATCCGCGCTACTGGGTGTCGACCGTCGAAGCGATGCCCAGGGATCTCGACGTGTCGTTCCTGGCCGTCGACGAGATCCAGATCGCGTCCGATCTGGAGCGCGGCCACGTCTTCACCGACCGCATCCTCAATCGCCGCGGTCGCGACGAGACGCTGCTGCTGGGTGCTGCGACGATGCGTCCCATCATCGAGCGCCTGCTGCCGGGCGCGTCGATGGTGACACGGCCACGATTGTCGCAACTCGAATTCGCCGGTGATCGCAAGATCACGCGACAGCCGCGCCGGACCGCCATCGTGGCGTTCTCGGCCGACGAGGTCTACGCCATCGCCGAGCTGATCCGCCGCCAGCATGGCGGCGCCGCTGTCGTGCTGGGATCGCTGTCGCCGCGAACCCGCAACGCGCAGGTGGCGATGTTCCAGAACGGCGACGTCGACTATCTCGTCGCCACCGATGCGGTCGGCATGGGGCTCAACCTCGACGTCGATCACGTTGCCTTCGCGTCCGACCGCAAATATGACGGCTATCAGTTCCGCCGGCTCACGCCGTCGGAATTTGCCCAGATCGCCGGCCGTGCCGGACGCGCGACGCGCAATGGCACGTTCGGCACCACCGGACGTTGTGCGCCATTCGAGCCCGAGCTGGTCAATGCGCTTCAGAACCATGCCTTCGATACCGTGAAGGTGCTGCAATGGCGCAACTCCCGGCTTGATTTCGCGTCCTTGAGCGCGCTTCAGGTCTCCCTGGCGGTCGCGCCGGCGCATGAGGCGCTGACGCGCGCGCCGATTGCGGAGGATCTGCGCGTGCTCGATCATGCCGCGCGCGATGCCGAGGTGCGCGACATGGCTCACGGCGCGGCCGCGGTCGAGCGTCTGTGGGAAACCTGCCAGATTCCCGACTATCGCAGGCTGGCGCCGGCCGCCCATGCGGAGCTGGTGACCACCGTGTTCGGCTTCCTGATGCAGAAGGGGCGTATTCCGGACGCCTGGTACGCGGCCCAGGTCGATCAGGCCGACCGCGTCGATGGCGACATCGATACGCTGTCGGGGCGGATTGCACAGATCCGTACCTGGACCTTCGTGGCCAACCGGCCCGACTGGCTGCGCGACCCTGATTATTGGCAGGGGATTACCCGCGAACTCGAAAATAAATTGTCAGACGCCCTTCATGAACGGCTCACGGAGCGTTTCGTTGATCGTCGTACCAGTGTATTGATGCGGCGCCTGCGGGAGAACAGTGTTTTGAATACGGAAATCGGCAAGACCGGCGAAGTGATCGTTGAAGGGCACGCGATCGGCCGCCTGGATGGATTCACCTTCGCGCCCGACGCCGCCGAAGCCGGCTCGGAGGCCAAGGCCTTGCAGGCTGCTGCCCAGAAGGCGCTGGCCGGCGAGATCGAGGCGCGCGCCGAGAAGCTGTCCAGCGCGCCCGACGAGCACATCGTGCTCACCGCCGACGGCACGGTGCGCTGGACCGGCGACGCGGTCGCCAAGCTGGTCGCGGCCGACGACGCGCTGCATCCGCGCCTGCGCATCATCGCCGACGAGCGGCTGACCGGTGCTGCGCGCGACAAGGTCCAGGCGCGGCTCGATCTGTGGCTGAAGACGCATATCGAGAAGCTGCTCGGCCCGCTGTTCGAGTTGTCCAAGGCCGAGGACATCACCGGCATCGGCCGCGGCATCGCGTTCCAGCTGGTGGAGGCTCTCGGCGTCATCGAGCGCGCCAAGATCGCCGCCGAGATGAAGGATCTGGACCAGCCGTCGCGCGCCACCTTGCGCAAGTATGGCGTCCGCTTCGGTGCCTACCACATCTACGTCCCGGCGCTGCTCAAGCCCGCCGCGCGCGCGCTCGCTGCGCTGCTGTGGGCCGAGAAGCAGGGCAATGTCGACATGTCCGCGCTGACCGGCGCGCAGCATCTGGCGAGCTCGGGCCGGACCTCGTTCCCGGTCGACAAGGCGCTGCCGCGCGATGCCTATCGCGTGCTCGGCTACAAGCAGGCGGGCGAGCGCGCCGTGCGCGTCGACATCCTGGAGCGGCTGGCCGACCTAATTCGTCCCGCCCTGGCCTGGCGCGACAATGCACCGGGCGAAAAGCCGGCCGGCGCCTTCGACGGCCGCGGCTTCGTGGTGACGCAGGCGATGACCTCGCTCACCGGCTCGGCCGGCGAGGACTTCGCCTCGATCCTGCGCGCGCTCGGCTATCGCATGGAGAAGCGCCCGCCGCTGCCGCCCAAGCCGATTGAGAAGCCCGTCGAGGCTGCTGCCGCCGCGGGAGCCGCTGCGGAAGCCGCTCCGGCTGAGCCGGCAGATGCGCAGGCCATGCCGGGCGAGGACCTCGCAGTTGTCGCCGGCGAGCCGGCCGACGAGCAGGTTCCCACCGTCGCGGAGGCCGCAGTCGCTCCGGTGACCGAGCAGGCCGTCGCCGTGCCCGCGGTGGTCGGTGAGGAGCAGGCGGAAACCGCGTCGGTGTCGGCCCTGGCATCGCTGCCGACTGTCGATTTCGTCACGCCGGATGTGGCGGACGAGGCGTCCGTGGCCGAGACGGCTGCCGAAAGCGTCGTCGCCGAGGCGGAAACCGCCGTCGCTGCGGATGCGCCGCGGCCCGAAGCCGCTGAGGCCGTCGCGAACGAGGCAACGAGCATCGGCGACGCTTCGGCTGAAGCCGCCGCGGCGGAAACTGCTGCTGGATCGACCGCTACCGAGGCTTCTCCCGCCGAGGCCGCGCCTGCTGCCGAGCCCGTCCTGGTCGAGGTCTGGCGGCCGGGCGGGCGCTCGGAGGAGCGCCGGCCGCGTCACGACCATCATCATCGCGGCCGGCCCAACCGTCCGCAGCATGAGCGCGGGCAGGCTGCCGGCGGCGGCCAGGCACCGGCCGGGACCGCTCCGGCCGAGGGCGGCGAGGCGCGCGAGCGCCATCACCGCGGCCATGGCCGGCGCGACCGGATGAAGGAGTTCGGCAAGGACTTCCGCAAGGGCCCGCCGGAGGCTGGTGCGGCTCCACCAGCCGAGGGCGCATCGACACCGGCGCGCGAGGATCGCGGGCCGCGCCGCGATCATGATGCCAAGGGGCGCGACCAGAACCGGGATCGCAACAAGGGTGGCAAGTTCGGCGGTGACCGCGAGGGGCGCGGCGGCCGCGACTTCGGCAAGGGGGGGCGCGACAAGCGCGACAGCGGCCCGGCGCTGCGGCCCTACGCATCGAGCAGCGGCGGCGGCCGGGATCGCGACCGTCCGGTCGATCCCAATTCGCCGTTCGCCAAGCTCGCCGCGCTCAAGGAGCAACTCGCGGGGAACAACCGCAAGGACTGA
- a CDS encoding RNA-binding S4 domain-containing protein — protein sequence MVGRTTPTSDTPSERQRLDKWLWHARLVKARTSAAALVSSGHVRVNGVRETSPGHGVKTGDVLTIALDRSVRVLKVTGFAERRGDAASVRGLYDDLDGGRS from the coding sequence TTGGTTGGAAGGACAACGCCGACGTCCGACACCCCGTCAGAGCGCCAGCGCCTCGACAAATGGCTGTGGCATGCGCGGCTGGTGAAGGCGCGCACCAGCGCCGCGGCGCTGGTGTCGTCGGGGCACGTCCGGGTCAATGGTGTGCGCGAGACCTCGCCGGGCCATGGGGTGAAGACCGGTGATGTGCTGACCATCGCGCTCGATCGCAGCGTGCGCGTTCTCAAGGTGACCGGCTTTGCCGAGCGTCGCGGCGATGCTGCCTCGGTGCGCGGACTGTACGATGATCTGGATGGCGGACGATCCTGA
- the fdxA gene encoding ferredoxin FdxA yields MTYVVTENCIKCKYTDCVEVCPVDCFYEGDNMLVIHPDECIDCGVCEPECPADAIKPDTEPGLEKWLGVNAEYAKSWPNITQKKDPPADAKEHDGEDGKFQKYFSSKPGAGD; encoded by the coding sequence ATGACTTACGTCGTCACCGAAAACTGTATCAAGTGCAAATACACCGATTGCGTTGAGGTCTGCCCGGTAGACTGCTTCTACGAGGGTGACAACATGCTGGTCATTCATCCGGACGAGTGCATCGATTGCGGCGTGTGCGAGCCGGAATGCCCGGCCGACGCGATCAAGCCGGATACCGAGCCGGGTCTGGAGAAGTGGCTGGGTGTGAACGCTGAATATGCCAAGTCCTGGCCCAACATCACCCAGAAGAAGGACCCGCCGGCCGACGCCAAGGAGCACGACGGCGAGGATGGAAAGTTCCAGAAATATTTTTCGTCGAAGCCCGGCGCCGGAGACTGA
- a CDS encoding CarD family transcriptional regulator, with translation MPEKTAKTAAKASAAKTTLAKDSVAKAAPAKAAAAPKAATKTAVPAAAAPVAKPAVAAKPAVPAAAAPRVEEKKLPTQRQGFKTNEFVVYPAHGVGQILAIEEQEIAGAKLELFVINFIKDKMTLRVPTAKVANVGMRKLSDPALVKKALETLKGRARVKRTMWSRRAQEYEAKINSGDIVAIAEVVRDLYRSESQPEQSYSERQLYEAALDRLSREIAVVQHSTETEAVKEIETQLAKSPRRGAKTEADAVAEGDADAEGDDIDGDDTAVADEAA, from the coding sequence ATGCCTGAAAAGACTGCCAAGACTGCCGCGAAAGCATCCGCCGCGAAGACCACTCTTGCAAAGGACTCTGTTGCCAAGGCTGCGCCTGCCAAGGCCGCCGCTGCGCCCAAGGCTGCCACCAAGACCGCCGTTCCCGCGGCCGCTGCCCCTGTTGCCAAGCCCGCCGTCGCCGCCAAGCCGGCTGTTCCCGCCGCGGCCGCGCCGCGCGTCGAGGAAAAGAAGCTGCCGACCCAGCGCCAGGGCTTCAAGACCAACGAATTCGTCGTCTATCCGGCTCACGGCGTCGGCCAGATCCTGGCCATCGAGGAGCAGGAGATCGCGGGCGCCAAGCTCGAGCTGTTCGTCATCAACTTCATCAAGGACAAGATGACGCTGCGGGTGCCGACCGCCAAGGTCGCCAATGTCGGCATGCGCAAGCTGTCCGACCCGGCGCTGGTGAAGAAGGCGCTGGAGACCCTGAAGGGCCGTGCCCGCGTCAAGCGCACCATGTGGTCGCGTCGCGCCCAGGAATACGAAGCGAAGATCAATTCGGGCGACATCGTCGCGATCGCCGAGGTCGTGCGCGATCTCTACCGTTCGGAGTCGCAGCCCGAGCAGTCCTACAGCGAACGCCAGCTCTACGAAGCAGCGCTCGACCGTCTGTCGCGCGAGATCGCCGTCGTGCAGCACTCGACCGAGACCGAGGCCGTCAAGGAGATCGAGACGCAGCTCGCCAAGAGCCCGCGCCGCGGTGCCAAGACCGAAGCCGATGCGGTCGCCGAAGGTGATGCCGACGCCGAGGGCGATGATATCGACGGCGACGACACCGCCGTGGCCGACGAGGCCGCCTGA
- a CDS encoding M48 family metalloprotease has product MTVMNCGSRIAPALLCLGLALAGCSDMGKLQQATAPMPTPRPKPAMVQTTPASDREHERILATYGGAYEDPQLEGLIGKIVDRLVAVSDRPDQGYKVTILNSGAVNAFALPTGQLYVTRGLIALANDTSELSSVLSHEMAHVLARHAAIREDQARQAAVVTRVVSDMGNDPDLTALALAKTKLTMASFSRTQEFEADGIGVGISAKAKFDPYGAARFLSSMERNAELKAGKVAIDPRAQDFLSSHPATPERVQNAAAIAKQYVSPEAREHDRETYLAAVDNIVYGEDPSEGFVRGRRFLHPKLGFTFQAPENFTLDNTAQAVIGVREGGAQAMRFDVVRVPAQQTLGDYLNSGWMENVDKSATEELTINGFPAASTTASGDPWQFKVYALRVGSDVYRFIFASRQKSTESERNARETVNSFRRLSLEEIQSARPLRIKVITVQPGDTVESLAHRMTGVDRPVERFRVLNGLDARAQVKVRDRVKIVVE; this is encoded by the coding sequence ATGACGGTGATGAACTGCGGTTCGCGGATCGCACCGGCGCTGCTGTGCCTGGGACTGGCGTTGGCCGGTTGCAGCGACATGGGCAAGTTGCAGCAGGCGACGGCGCCGATGCCGACGCCACGGCCGAAGCCGGCGATGGTGCAGACGACGCCGGCGAGTGATCGCGAGCACGAGCGCATTCTCGCAACCTATGGCGGCGCCTATGAGGATCCCCAGCTCGAGGGCCTGATCGGCAAGATCGTCGACCGGCTCGTGGCCGTGTCCGATCGCCCCGACCAGGGCTACAAGGTCACGATCCTGAATTCCGGTGCGGTCAACGCCTTCGCGCTGCCGACCGGCCAGCTCTACGTGACACGCGGCTTGATTGCGCTCGCCAACGACACCTCCGAATTGTCGTCGGTGCTGAGCCACGAGATGGCGCACGTGCTGGCGCGCCATGCCGCGATCCGCGAGGACCAGGCGCGGCAGGCCGCCGTGGTGACCCGCGTCGTCTCAGACATGGGCAACGATCCGGACCTGACGGCGCTGGCGCTCGCCAAGACCAAGCTGACGATGGCGAGCTTCTCGCGCACTCAGGAGTTCGAGGCCGACGGCATCGGCGTCGGCATCTCCGCCAAGGCGAAGTTCGATCCCTACGGCGCGGCGCGCTTCCTGAGCTCGATGGAGCGCAATGCCGAGTTGAAGGCCGGTAAAGTCGCAATCGACCCGCGCGCGCAGGACTTCCTGTCGTCGCATCCGGCGACGCCGGAGCGGGTGCAGAACGCCGCCGCCATCGCCAAGCAATACGTCTCCCCCGAGGCCAGGGAGCATGACCGCGAGACCTACTTGGCTGCAGTCGACAACATCGTCTACGGCGAGGACCCGAGCGAGGGCTTCGTGCGCGGCCGGCGCTTCCTGCATCCGAAGCTCGGCTTCACCTTCCAGGCGCCGGAGAACTTCACGCTCGACAACACCGCGCAGGCGGTGATCGGCGTGCGCGAAGGCGGCGCGCAGGCGATGCGCTTCGACGTGGTGCGCGTGCCGGCCCAGCAGACGCTCGGCGACTATCTGAATTCCGGCTGGATGGAGAACGTCGACAAGTCGGCGACCGAGGAGCTGACGATCAACGGCTTCCCAGCGGCCTCGACCACGGCGAGCGGCGATCCCTGGCAGTTCAAGGTCTACGCGTTGCGCGTCGGCAGCGACGTCTACCGTTTCATCTTCGCCTCGCGGCAGAAATCCACCGAGAGCGAGCGCAATGCGCGGGAGACGGTGAACTCGTTCCGCCGGCTCAGCCTGGAGGAGATCCAGTCGGCCCGGCCGCTGCGGATCAAGGTGATCACCGTGCAGCCGGGCGATACCGTCGAATCGCTTGCGCACCGCATGACCGGCGTCGACCGCCCGGTCGAGCGCTTCCGCGTTCTCAACGGCCTCGACGCCCGCGCCCAGGTCAAGGTCCGCGACCGCGTCAAGATCGTGGTGGAGTGA
- a CDS encoding thermonuclease family protein, with product MRSRRRLIALGASVATIAMMSASHATPCMFAELGEGHVSEIIDARSFRLDDGREVRLAGIEVPPEEQRATSMEALGVLLRGRDVVLRGEDDTPDRYGRQRAFAFVVGADQPVQSELLRQGAVLRGVDLPDRDCALSLGAAEAEARSAGRGLWKIGTVIKNTESPDDILSRVGLFTVVEGKVLSVRQTGTTTYLNFARSWTRGFAVIIPKRMMAVLEGAGIDVKSLANRQVRVRGWVEAHAGPRLELTQTAQIEILSGN from the coding sequence ATGCGGAGCAGACGGAGGCTGATTGCGCTCGGCGCGAGCGTCGCGACCATCGCGATGATGTCGGCGAGTCACGCCACACCGTGCATGTTCGCGGAGCTCGGCGAAGGCCACGTCAGCGAGATCATCGATGCACGCAGCTTCCGTCTCGACGACGGTCGCGAGGTCAGGCTCGCCGGCATCGAGGTGCCGCCGGAGGAGCAGCGCGCGACGTCGATGGAAGCGCTGGGCGTGCTGCTGCGCGGCCGCGACGTCGTGCTGCGCGGAGAGGACGACACCCCTGACCGCTATGGCCGGCAGCGGGCCTTCGCCTTCGTGGTCGGCGCAGACCAGCCGGTGCAGAGCGAGCTGCTCCGGCAGGGCGCCGTGCTGCGCGGGGTCGACCTGCCCGACCGGGATTGCGCCCTCAGCCTGGGCGCGGCGGAAGCCGAGGCACGCAGCGCCGGGCGCGGCCTCTGGAAGATTGGGACCGTCATAAAAAACACGGAAAGTCCAGACGATATTTTGTCTCGCGTAGGGCTATTTACGGTTGTCGAAGGGAAGGTGTTGTCCGTACGACAGACGGGGACAACAACTTATCTGAACTTCGCTCGTAGCTGGACACGGGGCTTCGCGGTGATTATTCCAAAGCGTATGATGGCGGTATTGGAAGGTGCCGGTATCGACGTCAAATCACTTGCGAATCGGCAGGTTCGCGTGCGCGGTTGGGTTGAGGCGCATGCGGGTCCGAGACTGGAACTGACACAGACTGCCCAGATCGAGATTTTGAGCGGGAATTGA
- a CDS encoding ABC transporter substrate-binding protein encodes MLASALTLSAGVAHAQSKPPLKIGGILDMSSLYADITGPGSETAAKMAVEDFGGEVLGRKIEVIAADHLNKADLAANIARDMLDNQGVEMIWDVAASATALAAGEIAKARNKIIIFNGPGSVRLSNEACGPFTVHYVFDTFAQANVTGLAAVKSGLDSWFFLTADYAFGQDLEKDTTAVVVKSGGKVLGSVRHPLNTSDFSSFLLQAQASKAKVIGLANAGGDTINAIKQAAEFGLTKGGQKLSPLLAFVSDIDSVGLETAQGLLVAEAFYWDLNDDTRAFTKRFMERTKRVPTSAQAGVYSSVTHYLKAVKAAGTTDADAVMKLMRATPINDMFAKGGRIREDGRMVHDMYLFEVKKPSESKSRSDDYKLLATVSGNEAFQPLEASRCSLVKK; translated from the coding sequence ATGCTGGCGTCGGCGCTGACGTTGTCCGCAGGCGTGGCGCATGCGCAGAGCAAGCCGCCGCTGAAGATAGGCGGCATTCTCGACATGTCGAGCCTCTACGCCGACATCACCGGTCCCGGCAGCGAGACCGCGGCGAAGATGGCGGTGGAGGATTTCGGCGGCGAGGTGCTGGGCCGCAAGATCGAGGTGATCGCGGCCGACCATCTCAACAAGGCTGATCTCGCCGCCAACATCGCGCGCGACATGCTCGACAACCAGGGCGTCGAGATGATCTGGGATGTCGCAGCCTCCGCCACCGCGCTGGCCGCCGGCGAGATCGCCAAGGCGCGCAACAAGATCATCATCTTCAATGGTCCCGGCTCTGTCAGGCTCTCCAACGAGGCCTGCGGCCCGTTCACCGTGCACTACGTGTTCGACACTTTTGCGCAGGCCAACGTCACGGGCCTGGCGGCGGTGAAGTCTGGCCTCGACAGCTGGTTCTTCCTGACCGCGGACTACGCGTTCGGCCAGGATCTGGAAAAGGACACCACCGCCGTGGTGGTGAAGTCGGGCGGCAAGGTGCTCGGCAGCGTGCGTCATCCGCTCAACACCTCGGACTTCTCCTCCTTTCTGCTGCAGGCGCAGGCCTCCAAGGCCAAGGTGATCGGGCTCGCCAATGCCGGCGGCGACACCATCAACGCGATCAAGCAGGCCGCCGAATTCGGCCTCACCAAGGGCGGCCAGAAGCTGTCGCCGCTGCTCGCCTTCGTCTCCGACATCGACAGCGTCGGGCTCGAGACGGCGCAGGGGCTGCTGGTTGCGGAAGCGTTCTACTGGGATCTCAACGACGACACCCGCGCCTTCACCAAGCGCTTCATGGAGCGCACCAAGCGCGTGCCGACCTCGGCCCAGGCCGGCGTCTATTCCTCCGTCACGCACTATCTGAAAGCCGTGAAGGCCGCGGGCACCACGGATGCGGACGCCGTCATGAAGCTGATGCGGGCGACCCCGATCAACGACATGTTCGCCAAGGGCGGCCGCATTCGCGAGGATGGCCGCATGGTGCACGACATGTATCTGTTCGAGGTCAAGAAGCCATCGGAATCGAAGAGCAGGTCCGACGACTACAAGCTGCTCGCGACCGTGTCTGGCAACGAGGCGTTCCAGCCGCTGGAAGCGTCGCGCTGCTCGCTGGTGAAGAAGTGA
- a CDS encoding enoyl-CoA hydratase, translating into MTTNTTVLQHLESGLLTITMNRPERRNALNSDLTKGLVEAAHRAANDPEVRAVLLKGAGGTFCVGGDVKAMAEAKTAPSFETKVTTLRERMEVSRLLHQMQKPVVAQIDGAAAGAGLSIALACDLRVAGESAKITTAFAKVGLSGDFGGTYFLTQLLGSAKARELYLTSPVLTAQEALTLGMVTKVVPDAEVEAATRALAMSLAQGPSVTLGYIKRNINNAETMTLEACFDAEAMHHSRCSDTEDHKEAAKAFVEKRAAVFQGR; encoded by the coding sequence ATGACCACCAACACCACAGTTCTGCAGCACCTCGAGTCCGGCCTGCTCACGATCACGATGAACCGGCCGGAGCGGCGCAACGCGCTCAACAGCGACCTGACGAAGGGCCTGGTCGAGGCGGCGCATCGTGCGGCCAATGATCCGGAGGTGCGCGCGGTGCTGCTCAAGGGCGCCGGCGGCACGTTCTGCGTCGGCGGCGACGTCAAGGCGATGGCCGAAGCCAAGACCGCGCCCTCGTTCGAGACCAAGGTGACGACCTTGCGCGAGCGCATGGAGGTGTCGCGGCTGCTGCACCAGATGCAGAAGCCGGTGGTGGCGCAGATCGACGGCGCGGCCGCCGGCGCCGGCCTGTCGATCGCGCTGGCCTGCGATCTGCGGGTGGCCGGCGAGTCGGCCAAGATCACGACGGCCTTCGCCAAGGTCGGGCTGTCGGGCGATTTCGGCGGCACCTATTTCCTCACCCAACTGCTCGGCAGCGCCAAGGCGCGGGAGCTGTATCTGACCTCGCCGGTCCTGACGGCGCAGGAGGCGCTCACCCTGGGGATGGTCACCAAGGTCGTGCCCGACGCCGAGGTCGAAGCGGCCACGCGCGCGCTGGCGATGTCGCTGGCGCAGGGGCCGAGCGTGACGCTCGGCTACATCAAGCGCAACATCAACAATGCCGAGACGATGACTCTGGAGGCCTGCTTCGACGCCGAGGCGATGCATCACTCGCGCTGCAGCGACACCGAGGATCACAAGGAGGCGGCGAAAGCCTTCGTCGAGAAGCGCGCGGCGGTGTTTCAGGGCCGATAG